The Methanolobus sp. WCC4 genome includes the window ACCTCGATTCCCTGCTTGACCGCAAGGAGATCGTCATGGCCATCAAAGAGGATGGTGCCTATGCTCTCCATCTTGGTTCTGTTTTCAAGGAGAACAGGGAGAAGAAGGACAAGAAAAAGAAGAAATAGAAGAATTAATACTCTTCATCTTTTCCGGGGCATGCAATGGATACGATTCCCAGAGAACGATTCTTTGAAGTTGATGCCTTCCGCGGTATTGCTATCCTTCTGATGGTGACCTACCATTTCTTTTTCGATCTTGATTTTCTGGGTATCCATGAATTCAATATGCATTCCGGCATTCTTCTGGTGACAGGCAGAAGTGCTGCGATCCTTTTTATTTTCCTTGTCGGTGTTTCCCTTACGCTGAGCTATTCAAAGGCATCCCTGTCAGGTAAGGATAAAAAAGCGATCTTGATTCATAATCTCAAAAGAGGTGCAGGTATATTCGGCTGGGGTCTTGTCATCACAGTTGTAACAGCCACTTTCCTTGAACGAGGTACTATCTATTTCGGGATACTGCATCTGATAGGTGTCTCTATCATCCTTGCATATCCATTCCTGAGATACAGGAAATTGAACCTTGTTCTGGGTCTGTTTTTCCTGTCTGCACATATCTTTATGGATAGTGCCTATGCAGATATCCCCTGGCTTCTCTGGCTCGGCATCAAACCGCATGGATTCTATACCCTCGATTACTTCCCTCTGGTTCCATGGTTCGGTCTTGTCCTTCTGGGTATCTTTGCAGGGAACAGCCTTTATCCAGACTATAGGCGTAGTTTCAGGATGTGTAATTGCGGGGAGAATGCTGTTGTGAGGGTGCTTGGCTATCTGGGGAAGAGGTCATTGCTAATCTATCTGGTGCATCAGCCTGTGATCGTTGGGATATTGTTTTTGTTTATTTCGATCTGAATGGACGTATTCTGTGTCTGTAGGGGCTATTAGTGTTTAAAGAATTCTAAGAACAGGTTCAGAGGCAACGGATTCTAACAAAGGTTTCTGTTAAGGGATGATCTTATTTTGACTGTAAACCACTATATACCTGTAAGCCAGATGATTATTGGGGTTATAAACAATGGTATATGTACTTATCAGGCATGTAGTCGAAGATTTTTCCAAATGGAAACCAGGATTTGACGAGCACGGTTCCACACGAAAGACGAGTGGTTCCAAAGGTGGAATGCTTTTCCGCACTTCAGATGATCCAAATTCTCTGGCAATCCTTTTAGAGTGGGATACTATTGAGAATGCACGTAAGTTCACTGGATCTGCAGAGTTAAAGCAGAAAATGGAAGAAGTGGGTGTGATCAGCAAACCAGAGATTATCTTCCTGGACAAAATAGAAGACGTAATGGTCTGATCGGGATCAATGATAATGGCTGAGATCGACTCCCTGGTTATCTGTTTGTAATTCTTGATGTTGATCAGCAAAGGTGATCCCGGATGCGTCGAATAGCTGTAACTGGAAAACCAGGCGTAGGCAAATCGACTGTAGTAGCAAGGGCTGTGGAAAAACTTGATCTAAAAGCCTGTGGTATCAGGACTGCAGAGATACTTGTTCATGGCAAACGACAGGGCTTTTCGATAGAAGATATCTCTTCTGGCAGGAAAGGCATCCTGAGTCATGTCAGATGTACCGGTCCGAAACATGGGAAGTACCATGTGAACCTTACGGACCTTGATGGTATAGGTACTAAAGCAATCAGGAATGCCCTTGATTGTGATATTGTGGTCATAGACGAGGTAGGGCCTATGGAACTCAGGTCTGAGGACTTCATTCGGGCCGTTGAGGATGTGCTGGATTCTGACAGGCCTGTACTTGCTGTGCTTCACAGGTCAAGCACACATCCGCTGGCACAGAGAATAAGGGAGGAGTTCGAGGTTATTGTTGTTGATGAAAATAACAGGGACGATCTGCCAGAGGGGATAGTCGAGATGTTTGAATAGGGCAGAATAAAAAGGAAGAATATGTCTCATCCTCTCATTTCACAAAAGTCCCGTTCCTGTAATCCTCAAAAGCCTGTTGCAATTCTTCCTGCGTGTTCATGACAACAGGTCCGTACCAGGCAACTGGTTCGCCTATCGGCTTTCCGGTCATCAGCAGGAAACGGACGCCATCTTTGCCGGCTCTGACAACTATGCTGTCACCGTCGTCGAACATGATGAGATTCTCTTTTCCGATATCCGGTCCAGAACCGCTCTCGAGGTCGAAGTACTTTGCTCCGTCAATTTCGTATGAATACTGGTCGTTTCCGGGGTCGAAGCATCCTTCTCCTTCTATCACATAGGCCAGTACGGTGTAACCGGGCTTTGTAGGGTATTCAAAAGAGGTATCTGCAGGTACTTCTATGTCGAAGTATTCCGGGTCTGTGACTATGTCCGTGACAGGTCCCTGAACTCCATCTATGCTGCCGCAGATTATCTTGATACGTATTCCGTTGTCTCTGGTAATCTCGGGTATCTGGTCGCTCTTCACTTCCTGGTAGCGAGGGTCCATCATCTTATGGGATGCAGGCAGGTTTGCCCATAACTGGAATCCCCAGAGGTTCTTATCAGCATCGCCTTTTGGCATCTCCTGATGGATTATGCCACTGCCTGCGGTCATCCATTGCACATCTCCGGGACCTGTGGCTCCTTTATTGCCCATGCTGTCTCCGTGTTCCACATTCCCCTGAAGCACGTATGTTATGGTCTCGATCCCTTTGTGAGGGTGCCAGGGGAAACCCATGATGTATTTCTTCGGGTCGTTCGAGTGGAAGTCGTCCAGTAACAGGAACGGGTCAAGTTCCGGTACGTGATTGAATCCGAATGCTCTCTTCAGGTGTACTCCCGCTCCTTCCACAGTAGGCATACTCTTCAGTATCTTGCGTATCTTTCTGATATTCCCCATAATTCTCCCCATAGAATATTGTCATCAGGAAGTATTAAGCATTTTTAGTGGAGGTGTAGTTCTGTAATTATAGCTGCAAGATCGGCTCTGTAGGAATCCTAATTTGAATACAGAGATAAATTTAAGTCAATCAACAAGTCAATCAATTATTTTTCATCTTTTCGGATTGTGCCGGCTTCGCCGGACCCTTCGGGATGGTTGCAGTTATTCATGGCTTCCGGTTAGCAAAACTATTGTCCATCGTATCTTTGTGTTTATGATAGTTCTGCAAAAGATTATTTG containing:
- a CDS encoding heparan-alpha-glucosaminide N-acetyltransferase; translation: MDTIPRERFFEVDAFRGIAILLMVTYHFFFDLDFLGIHEFNMHSGILLVTGRSAAILFIFLVGVSLTLSYSKASLSGKDKKAILIHNLKRGAGIFGWGLVITVVTATFLERGTIYFGILHLIGVSIILAYPFLRYRKLNLVLGLFFLSAHIFMDSAYADIPWLLWLGIKPHGFYTLDYFPLVPWFGLVLLGIFAGNSLYPDYRRSFRMCNCGENAVVRVLGYLGKRSLLIYLVHQPVIVGILFLFISI
- a CDS encoding NTPase, encoding MRRIAVTGKPGVGKSTVVARAVEKLDLKACGIRTAEILVHGKRQGFSIEDISSGRKGILSHVRCTGPKHGKYHVNLTDLDGIGTKAIRNALDCDIVVIDEVGPMELRSEDFIRAVEDVLDSDRPVLAVLHRSSTHPLAQRIREEFEVIVVDENNRDDLPEGIVEMFE
- a CDS encoding pirin family protein is translated as MGNIRKIRKILKSMPTVEGAGVHLKRAFGFNHVPELDPFLLLDDFHSNDPKKYIMGFPWHPHKGIETITYVLQGNVEHGDSMGNKGATGPGDVQWMTAGSGIIHQEMPKGDADKNLWGFQLWANLPASHKMMDPRYQEVKSDQIPEITRDNGIRIKIICGSIDGVQGPVTDIVTDPEYFDIEVPADTSFEYPTKPGYTVLAYVIEGEGCFDPGNDQYSYEIDGAKYFDLESGSGPDIGKENLIMFDDGDSIVVRAGKDGVRFLLMTGKPIGEPVAWYGPVVMNTQEELQQAFEDYRNGTFVK